Proteins from one Microbacterium sufflavum genomic window:
- a CDS encoding DUF2510 domain-containing protein — protein MTTREGWYDDGSGSLRWWDGQQWTAHVRSIDPHPSAPEIPASSGVPQPPASTAGTEPAPAMPTPAVPTPAMPTPAVPLAATPVQAAFEPFVPPSSPFTPSSPYAAPPYAAAPGSAATAAPGNGAAIPLGPGSPGAPAAASSTTARRPSIPGLVGLAVALVGVVLACVPLTAPIGWVVVAAGFVVSLVSLFLRGTKWPGIAGLAVAVLGSTLAGAVALIAVGLTSVEASGDPVPSPSAPATESGSPVDPSTIDGAEMVAFEDLEVGDCLPYVDYTGEDTIFELPVVPCDQPHTDEVYFIYEVDDQTFPGESALLDEAWDGCLAQFEGFVGVPYEQSELDFYSYQPTKASWTRAGDRAIQCIAYSYDDVTGTLRGAAR, from the coding sequence ATGACGACACGCGAGGGCTGGTACGACGACGGCTCCGGCAGCCTGCGGTGGTGGGACGGCCAGCAGTGGACCGCGCACGTCCGCAGCATCGACCCGCACCCCTCTGCGCCCGAGATCCCTGCGTCGTCGGGCGTACCGCAGCCTCCCGCCTCCACCGCGGGGACCGAGCCCGCACCCGCGATGCCGACGCCCGCGGTGCCGACGCCCGCGATGCCGACGCCCGCGGTGCCGCTCGCAGCTACCCCGGTCCAGGCGGCCTTCGAGCCGTTCGTGCCGCCGTCCTCGCCGTTCACCCCGTCCTCCCCGTACGCGGCGCCCCCGTACGCGGCAGCCCCGGGGTCCGCAGCCACCGCGGCCCCGGGCAACGGAGCGGCCATACCACTGGGACCCGGCTCCCCGGGCGCACCGGCCGCCGCATCGAGCACGACCGCGCGGCGTCCGTCGATCCCCGGCCTGGTCGGGCTCGCGGTCGCGCTGGTCGGGGTCGTGCTCGCGTGCGTGCCCCTCACGGCGCCGATCGGATGGGTCGTCGTGGCTGCCGGCTTCGTCGTGTCGCTCGTCTCGCTGTTCCTGCGGGGAACGAAGTGGCCGGGCATCGCCGGGCTCGCCGTGGCCGTGCTCGGCTCGACCCTCGCTGGCGCGGTCGCCCTGATCGCGGTCGGGCTCACGTCGGTCGAGGCGTCCGGAGACCCGGTGCCGTCGCCGAGCGCGCCGGCGACGGAGTCCGGTTCGCCCGTCGACCCGTCGACGATCGACGGCGCCGAGATGGTCGCGTTCGAAGACCTCGAGGTGGGCGATTGCCTCCCCTACGTGGACTACACCGGCGAGGACACGATCTTCGAGCTCCCGGTCGTGCCGTGCGATCAGCCGCACACCGACGAGGTGTACTTCATCTACGAGGTCGACGACCAGACCTTCCCCGGCGAGAGCGCACTGCTCGATGAGGCGTGGGACGGCTGCCTGGCGCAGTTCGAGGGATTTGTCGGCGTCCCGTACGAGCAGTCGGAGCTGGACTTCTACAGCTACCAGCCCACGAAGGCGTCGTGGACCCGTGCGGGCGACCGCGCGATCCAGTGCATCGCCTACAGCTACGACGATGTGACCGGCACGCTGCGCGGCGCCGCTCGCTGA
- the prfB gene encoding peptide chain release factor 2, with protein sequence MLELDLSAEIQALRHTFGDISEVVDVNRLREDIARLSEEAGAPDLWDDTENAQKVTSALSHRQSELARITGIAQRLDDLEVLVDLANEMGDEDSAIEARNELGTLTYLINQLEVQTLLDGEYDERSAIVTIRSGAGGDDATDFAEMLMRMYLRWAERHKYPVKVMDTSYAEGAGIKSATFEIDAPYAFGTISVEAGTHRLARISPFGSADKRQTSFAAVEVIPLMEEATEVDIPENDIRVDVFRSSGPGGQSVNTTDSAVRITHLPTGIVVSMQNEKSQIQNRAAAMRVLQNRLLLLQKEQEAAKKKELAGNITASWGDQMRSYFLYGQQLVKDLRTGQESGNPAAVFDGDLDDFISAGIRWRKRRDDDD encoded by the coding sequence ATGCTCGAACTAGATCTCTCCGCCGAAATCCAGGCGCTCAGGCACACCTTCGGCGACATCAGCGAGGTCGTCGATGTCAACCGTCTGCGCGAGGACATCGCGCGACTCAGCGAGGAGGCCGGTGCGCCCGACCTCTGGGACGACACCGAGAACGCGCAGAAGGTGACGAGTGCGCTGAGCCACCGTCAGTCCGAGCTCGCGCGCATCACCGGCATCGCCCAGCGCCTCGACGACCTCGAGGTGCTCGTCGACCTGGCCAACGAGATGGGCGACGAGGACTCCGCCATCGAGGCGCGCAACGAGCTCGGCACCCTGACCTACCTCATCAACCAGCTCGAGGTGCAGACGCTCCTCGACGGCGAGTACGACGAGCGCAGCGCGATCGTCACGATCCGCTCCGGGGCGGGTGGCGACGACGCCACCGACTTCGCGGAGATGCTCATGCGCATGTACCTGCGGTGGGCTGAGCGGCACAAGTACCCCGTCAAGGTGATGGACACCTCGTACGCCGAGGGTGCGGGCATCAAGTCGGCGACCTTCGAGATCGATGCCCCCTACGCGTTCGGCACGATCTCCGTCGAGGCCGGCACGCACCGCCTCGCGCGCATCAGCCCCTTCGGCTCGGCCGACAAGCGGCAGACGTCGTTCGCCGCCGTCGAGGTGATCCCGCTGATGGAGGAGGCCACCGAGGTCGACATCCCGGAGAACGACATCCGCGTCGACGTGTTCCGCTCCTCGGGCCCGGGTGGGCAGTCGGTCAACACGACCGACTCCGCCGTGCGCATCACGCACCTCCCGACCGGCATCGTCGTGTCGATGCAGAACGAGAAGTCGCAGATCCAGAACCGGGCAGCCGCCATGCGCGTGCTGCAGAACCGCCTGCTGCTGCTGCAGAAGGAGCAGGAAGCGGCGAAGAAGAAGGAGCTGGCGGGCAACATCACCGCGAGCTGGGGCGACCAGATGCGCTCCTACTTCCTCTACGGCCAACAGCTGGTGAAGGACCTCCGCACGGGGCAGGAGTCGGGTAACCCCGCCGCGGTGTTCGACGGCGACCTCGACGACTTCATCTCCGCCGGCATCCGCTGGCGCAAGCGCCGCGACGACGACGACTGA
- a CDS encoding MFS transporter — MVYLPTVLFALGEGAVIPLIPVIAASMGADVATAALVASALVVGQLCGNLPAGWAVGRIGERYTMVIAGTAALLSGAGMLFAPSLGVLAASVFVLGLCAAAFGLARHAFMTTRVPLPFRARSLSLLGGSFRLGIFIGPFVAAGLLQLFGSESAAIWFFGVCLVVMVLLVLFGPDPEATIPPVRSTERFVEDSGEAVSGSIPTIERAGIFQTMWRQRRLLSRLGLAAASLSAVRSARQVVLPLWGLSLGLDASTIALVVGVSGAIDFALFYASGQVMDRFGRLWAAMPAMLLMGVGFLALAFTHDGDAAVLWFGMFAAVLGVGNGLSSGILLTLGADVAPEREPAAFLGSWRTLTDAGGAVAPLLVSAITAVSTLSVAAGAIGVIGLLGAAGFLRWIPRFVPRPDPPAEA, encoded by the coding sequence ATGGTGTACCTGCCCACCGTCCTCTTCGCTCTCGGCGAGGGGGCCGTCATCCCCCTGATCCCGGTGATCGCCGCGTCGATGGGCGCGGACGTGGCGACGGCGGCGCTGGTCGCGTCGGCGCTCGTGGTGGGACAGCTCTGCGGGAACCTCCCGGCCGGCTGGGCCGTGGGCCGCATCGGCGAGCGATACACGATGGTGATCGCCGGAACGGCGGCGCTGCTGTCCGGAGCGGGCATGCTGTTCGCGCCGTCGCTCGGCGTGCTCGCGGCCTCCGTGTTCGTGCTCGGGCTGTGCGCGGCCGCGTTCGGGCTGGCGCGGCACGCGTTCATGACCACGCGCGTACCCCTGCCGTTCCGTGCGCGCTCGCTGTCCCTGTTGGGCGGCAGCTTCCGTCTGGGCATCTTCATCGGCCCGTTCGTCGCCGCGGGGCTTCTGCAGCTGTTCGGCAGCGAGTCCGCGGCGATCTGGTTCTTCGGCGTCTGCCTCGTGGTGATGGTGCTGCTCGTGCTGTTCGGGCCGGACCCGGAGGCCACGATCCCGCCGGTGCGTTCGACCGAGCGTTTCGTGGAGGACAGCGGAGAGGCCGTGAGCGGCTCGATCCCGACGATCGAGCGCGCGGGCATCTTCCAGACCATGTGGCGGCAGCGACGACTGCTGTCGCGGCTCGGTCTCGCCGCCGCGTCTCTGTCCGCCGTCCGCTCCGCCCGGCAGGTGGTCCTGCCGCTGTGGGGCCTGTCGCTGGGGCTCGACGCGTCGACGATCGCGCTGGTCGTCGGGGTCTCGGGCGCGATCGACTTCGCCCTCTTCTACGCGAGCGGGCAGGTGATGGACCGGTTCGGGCGGCTGTGGGCGGCCATGCCGGCGATGCTGCTCATGGGTGTCGGGTTCCTCGCTCTGGCCTTCACCCACGACGGGGATGCCGCGGTGCTGTGGTTCGGGATGTTCGCCGCCGTCCTGGGCGTGGGCAACGGGCTCTCCAGCGGCATCCTGCTCACGCTCGGCGCCGACGTCGCCCCGGAGCGCGAGCCCGCCGCCTTCCTCGGCTCCTGGCGCACCCTGACCGATGCCGGCGGCGCCGTCGCCCCGCTGCTCGTCTCCGCCATCACCGCGGTGTCGACGCTCTCCGTCGCCGCGGGCGCCATCGGCGTGATCGGACTGCTCGGCGCTGCCGGGTTCCTGCGGTGGATCCCCCGCTTCGTCCCCCGCCCGGATCCGCCCGCGGAGGCCTGA
- a CDS encoding TadE family protein, with protein sequence MRDDRGSSSLEFIAAGVLMLVPLLYLVIVLGSVQEQTLGVEAAARHAARVIATAPDARTAASRGDAVLSSIASQYGIDDDDVQLTVRCRPEGVPCPSAGATVMVSVATSARLPFVPAVLGLDRAVSVPIEAVSAQKVSRQWGAE encoded by the coding sequence ATGCGGGATGATCGCGGCTCGAGCTCCCTGGAGTTCATCGCCGCCGGGGTTCTGATGCTCGTGCCGCTGCTGTATCTGGTGATCGTGCTCGGCTCCGTTCAGGAGCAGACGCTGGGGGTCGAGGCCGCCGCCCGGCACGCGGCGCGCGTGATCGCGACCGCTCCCGACGCGAGGACGGCCGCCTCCCGGGGCGATGCGGTGCTGTCGAGCATCGCATCGCAGTACGGCATCGACGACGACGACGTGCAGTTGACCGTGAGGTGTCGTCCGGAGGGTGTTCCGTGCCCCTCCGCCGGTGCGACCGTCATGGTCTCGGTCGCCACCAGCGCCCGCCTGCCGTTCGTGCCCGCGGTCCTGGGCCTGGACAGAGCCGTGTCGGTGCCGATCGAGGCCGTGTCGGCGCAGAAGGTGTCGCGTCAGTGGGGTGCCGAGTGA
- a CDS encoding TadE/TadG family type IV pilus assembly protein has protein sequence MPLRAAVIEDRGSNPVEFVLVGTLLTALTLAVLQLALAVYVRNVVHDAAVEGAYYAALADVSLGEGKQRTQDVITRAIGPAYAEDVAVGTSRLAGRESVDVRVRTSLPVFGLIGVPYGLQVEAHAPAESFDAG, from the coding sequence GTGCCCCTCCGTGCGGCCGTGATCGAAGACCGCGGGTCGAACCCGGTGGAGTTCGTCCTGGTCGGCACGCTCCTCACCGCCCTCACCCTCGCGGTGCTGCAGCTGGCGCTCGCGGTCTACGTGCGCAATGTGGTGCACGACGCGGCGGTGGAGGGCGCCTACTACGCCGCCCTCGCAGACGTCTCGCTCGGCGAGGGGAAGCAGCGCACGCAGGACGTGATCACCCGCGCGATCGGCCCCGCCTACGCGGAGGACGTCGCCGTCGGGACATCGCGCCTCGCCGGCCGGGAGTCGGTCGACGTGCGGGTGAGGACCAGCCTGCCGGTGTTCGGCCTGATCGGCGTGCCGTACGGGCTGCAGGTCGAGGCTCACGCACCGGCGGAGTCGTTCGATGCGGGATGA